GTTGAAACCAAGCTCGATCACATCTCATGGGTTTAACTAAAGGCTGCGCAACTTTATAGCGATTGCTGAACAAGTGCAATCGACCCACCTACTAAGCTCTCGCCGCCATTTTTCGCCATTTTCAATCGCTACTTTGCCCTGAGATCACCACAGGTCTGCCCATTTGTGAGCGCTTAATAAGCCTGTACCCCAAGCAAGGGCAACGAAACAACTTCCCAGTAAATCTAGTTTAAATCTCTCAAGGAGAAGCATCATGAAAACACTTAACCCTAAAGCCGCCACAGCCCTAAGCCTTACCTTACTGCTAAGCGCATCTTCCGCAATGGCCGCTGACAAAAAAATGTCTGAAGAAACGAAAGCTGGTCTTATAGGCGCTACTTGGGCCACCACGGCAGCCGTAGCGGGTGCCGCGGTAGCTGGCCCTGTAGGACTCTTTATTGGTGCAGTTTCCGGTATCTACGTTGGTGAAAAAGGTATTGCTGCCGCAAAAACCAAGGCAGAACTCGACAACGCCGAAAATTCGCTTGCCTCACTGGAGTACGAAATGAATGCGCAAAACAAAAAAATAACGCAGCTAGAAAGGCACGCCACCGACACCCTAGAGTTTATGGTGTTCTTCCCCACCGGCATCGATGACCTTTCGCACTCAGACAAGCAGCGCATTCACTCGCTCTCCAACTACCTGCGTGACAACCCTTCACTAAATGTTCGTTTGAATGGCCATGCAGACCCACGCGGCACCGACGAGTACAACAACGTACTGTCTGAGGAACGCACACTAAGCGTAGTGAAACTACTAAATGAACGCGGAGTAGAAAAAGACCGAATTCAATACCAAGCCCATGGATCGAGCCTATCGCAATCGTTCGACAACAATATGGATGCCTATGCCATGGAAAGAAAAGTACGCATCGAGGTTTACTCACCCGGCCAGCAACAGGAAGTAGCCGCCAACCAGTAAACCACCAAACGCCTCCTGCGAGTCTTGCCCGGCCGAAAAGCCGGGATTTTTTGCCTACAGGACGTAGGTATGTCGCGGGCGCATGGATGCGCAGGAGCGACGGCCTACAGGACGTAGGTATGTCGCGGGCGCATGGATGCGCAGGAGCGACGGCCTACAGGACGTAGGTATGTCGCGGGCGCATGGATGCGCAGGAGCGACGGCCTACAGGACGTAGGTATGTCGCGGGCGCATGGATGCGCAGGAGCAACGGCCTACAGGACGTAGGTACATCCCGAAAACCATGGATGACCGGAAACGATGTTGCTCCAGCACACCCCAACCCCCAATGACAAAAGCCGAAAGGGTAAAACCAAGCAACTGAATATTTTTTAATCGCTCACACAGAACCTAAGCCACAAGGAAAGCAATCACCACGAACGGTTAAGGAGAAGGAGAAGGAGAAGGAGAAGTACAGCATGGAAGCTTCCCCACAAAAACGGTCCAAAACGTCTGCCAAACACAACACCCCACCAGCAAACCCTCTTCACATTCAACGCGCCTAACACTAGCAGAATAAGGATTGATCCACTAAACTCGTTCGTTCGCTGTAATAGCCTGATCTAGTGACCAGACTATCATCCATTAGGACTAAACAATAATAACAAGCCATGCAAAATATAATAAAAAAGCATTGCAAGCATATCTACCTTGGCCTTGTTCTGCTGCTTTCGCTATCCATTTATTTACCCAATTACGGCCAGCCTACCTCTCTGTTTTGGGATGAAAATTATCACATCGCTTCCGCCCAAAAATACATCGACGGCGTGATGTATATGGAGCCACACCCTCCACTGGGCAAGCTCCTTATGGCCGCATCAGAATCGTTACTGGGCTTGAATGACCACCTCGACAAAAAAGCCTTTACACGAACCGACTATATCAATGGCAGCCATGTCCCAGAAGGGTTCAGCTTTTACGGCTTTAGGCTGCCATCAACACTGCTAATGGCGTTATCAGCACTGTTCTTTTTCGGCATAGTTAACAACATAACGAAAAATGCACACTTGGCCGCCGCCTTTTCCGCCATCATTATTCTCGATAACGCTATGGTGGTGCATTCCCGAGCAGCCATGCTCGAAGGTATCCAGATGTTTTTTATTCTCGGTGCCATCTACTGGCTAACACGCTCCATAGAAGTGGCCAAAGCCATAAAATTAAAAGACTATGCCATTCTTGGGGTTTTCATTGGCCTTGCCTTTTCGGTTAAGGTCAACGCTGCCGTGCTACTACTGCTGTTTGTCATACTGTATGGCGTCGACCAATGGCAAAACATTCAAACTTGGAATTTCCCCTCACTGATTAAGCGCTTGGCAGTCACTGTGCCGGCTGGGGTTGTACCGGTTATTCTGGTGGTACTGGCCGTTTTTTATGTGCACATTTCGCTTGGTACAACGATGGGCCCCAAATCCTACAGTGCTAGCGAAGAATATCGACAAGCTATCCGCGAAGGTAACACCGGCTCACTCGCCACTTTCGCTATAGCATTGCGCGACAATTACACCAATATGTCCAAATATGCAGACGGTGTTCCCCGGCTCGACGTATGTAAAACTGGCGAGAACGGCAGCCATTCGATTGGCTGGCCTATCGGTCAGAAAACCATTAATTACCGCTGGAACAAAGATACCGTTAATGGTGTAACCCAGGTTCAGTACCACAACATTGTGCCCAACCCCGTTGTCTGGTTTTCGGTAATTGCCGGGCTACTTTTATCGGTAGGGCTCATTATCAGCCGCTTTGTGTACCAAAACCCCATTGCACACCCTAAGTTGTTTTACTGGATCAGTGCCTTTACCTCTCTATACATTGCCTACATGACCGCAATACTGCAGATTGAAAGGGTAATGTACCTTTACCACTACTTGGTGCCGCTTGTTTTCGGCATAATCAACCTCGCACTGGTTTACAACTATATTTTCCACAAAGCGCTGGCCGAGAATAACCGCCACGCATTAATCAACCTAGCAGCTGCCGTAGTATTGGTTGCTTTTGCTTTTTACATCTTTTCCCCGTTCACCTACAGCGTGCCGATAACCGAGGCAGAATTTAATTTGCGCAACTGGTTCGACTTTTGGCAACTGGAGGTGGTGAAATGATTAAAGTTAAACTCGATAGCAATACGGTATTTTCCGCCTTGCTAGCCATATTGTTTATTATCATCGTTAATAAAATTACGCCGCCGTCCGTAGACGGCGTGATAGAGCTGGTATTAATGAAAAGCCGCTCACACATTACATCCATTGATCAAACACGCTCAATTTCTGACACCCGTAGTATTTTGATCGACGAGGTTAACCTTTACGATAAAGACCGTTTTTTTCATCCAAAGCTTGGTTTGTTAGGCTGGCCCAATGATTTTTTTGCTGAGATTAATACAGATTTTACCGTGAAAGAAAAAGGTGGCTACCGATTCCTTGTGGGTAGTGACGACGGTTTCGCGCTGGAAATAGACGGTAAACGGATATGCTCCTTCAGTGGCGACCGCGCATACAGCAAACAGGTATGCAGAGTCACGCTCGATCAAGGTGACCACCAACTTAAACTGAGCTATTTCCAAGGTTATGGCAACGCAGGGTTAACACTGCAATATCAGCCAAGCGGTAAGAGCAAAATGCGCTATTGGGGAGAAAACTCTAAACAAATTAAAATTAAAAAAGCGAAGAAAAAGGACAAAATCCAATAGTTAATGTCTAAAATACGAGTAGATAGCTTTTAAGCACCCTGACGAAAGGGCACAGGCGAGGGTTCTCATCTATGTACAGTAAACTGTGTGTCAGTTTGGCGCTACTGTGTTTTGTGGCAACACCACTAATATGTCGCACCGTGAGCGCAGAGGCAATGAAGTGGGTGGACGAAAAAGGCAAGGTTCACTACGGGGATCGCGTGCCAGAAAAATACCGCAAGAGCGCTGAACCCGTTGAGCTCCAAGAGGCCCCACGCCAAGGGCTAGATGAAGAGGAACTCAAGGCGCTCAAACGAAAAACCTCCAACTATGAAAAACAAGTAGCCCAACAACGCAAAGCCGAAGAGCGCGAGAAGCGCAAACGCGCAAAAAAAGCATCTTTAGCGCCAGCCACACCCCCACAAGCCATCCGGCCAACCCGTGAACAGTGCAGAGACATGCACCCTAGTAAAACCGCTGATCGAGTACGCTGCTTCAACGAAACCGCTGAACAGAACTAACAGCTCCCCAGCCAAATAACCTCGACTCACCCATTAATTAATTTTAGCCTCTGCGCGGCCTAACGGAGCTTTGCGTTCGTAAGCGCCAAACGAACTACACCCTTCAGTCAGCTTGAATCACTCACTACTCTACAGCCTCACTTATCAAGGAGGCTGTATGGCTTACCAAAAATACAATTGGCCCGAGATTTTCGAAAAATTCGATTCGTCAGGGCTCTCGCAGACAGAGTTCTGCAAACAACACAATCTCAATACCAAATATTTCAACTTAAAGCTCTCCAAGCGCAAAGCTCAAGACGGTGGTGCTTTTGCGAAAGCTATTGTGCAGTTGGAGCCAGCCTCACCTGAAGGCCTGACTGTAGAGGTGGGCCATTGTAAAATCCATTGCCCTGCGACCATGTCCATACCGTCCTTCGTCTCATTGGTGCGCTCTCTGGCATGATCCAGTGGCGAGATTCAATTCCAATCTACTTACACCGTGACCCTGTAGATTTCCGCAAAGCCATTAATGGATTGGCCGTCATCGTCAGCGAAGAGATGGCGCTGGATGTTTACGATAGTGCCTTGTTTGTCTTCTGCAATAAGAACCGTAGCCAGCTTAAAGTCCTGTACTGGGATAGCACCGGTTTTTCCCTCTGGCAGAAGCGTTTAGAAAAAGCTAAATTCAAATGGCCTAGGAAAGCGCCGCTGGCGACGGTTTCAATAACCTACGAGCAATGGTGTTGGTTGTTACGCGGCTTCGACTTTGCCAAATTTATGCCCCATCAGCAATTAAAGTATACCGAAGTCGTTTAAATATTTTGTATAATAGCCGCTATGAACGATGCAGCGGCCTTACAAAAAGAAAATGATTTATTGCGTGAGCAGCTCGCCGCTGAAAAAGTAAAAAGTGGAGAAAGAATAGCCGCGCGTGATGCACAAATATCGGCTCTTCACGAACAAATAAAACATCTTCTCAGTAAGCGCTTCGGCACCTCTAGTGAAAAATCATCGCCAGATCAGATGGGCTTATTTAATGAAGTAGAAGAATGCCTGGTTGATGAAGCTTTAATCTCAGAATCTGAAACTACGGTTGTTAAAAGCCAT
The Teredinibacter franksiae DNA segment above includes these coding regions:
- a CDS encoding OmpA family protein, whose amino-acid sequence is MKTLNPKAATALSLTLLLSASSAMAADKKMSEETKAGLIGATWATTAAVAGAAVAGPVGLFIGAVSGIYVGEKGIAAAKTKAELDNAENSLASLEYEMNAQNKKITQLERHATDTLEFMVFFPTGIDDLSHSDKQRIHSLSNYLRDNPSLNVRLNGHADPRGTDEYNNVLSEERTLSVVKLLNERGVEKDRIQYQAHGSSLSQSFDNNMDAYAMERKVRIEVYSPGQQQEVAANQ
- a CDS encoding phospholipid carrier-dependent glycosyltransferase, producing MQNIIKKHCKHIYLGLVLLLSLSIYLPNYGQPTSLFWDENYHIASAQKYIDGVMYMEPHPPLGKLLMAASESLLGLNDHLDKKAFTRTDYINGSHVPEGFSFYGFRLPSTLLMALSALFFFGIVNNITKNAHLAAAFSAIIILDNAMVVHSRAAMLEGIQMFFILGAIYWLTRSIEVAKAIKLKDYAILGVFIGLAFSVKVNAAVLLLLFVILYGVDQWQNIQTWNFPSLIKRLAVTVPAGVVPVILVVLAVFYVHISLGTTMGPKSYSASEEYRQAIREGNTGSLATFAIALRDNYTNMSKYADGVPRLDVCKTGENGSHSIGWPIGQKTINYRWNKDTVNGVTQVQYHNIVPNPVVWFSVIAGLLLSVGLIISRFVYQNPIAHPKLFYWISAFTSLYIAYMTAILQIERVMYLYHYLVPLVFGIINLALVYNYIFHKALAENNRHALINLAAAVVLVAFAFYIFSPFTYSVPITEAEFNLRNWFDFWQLEVVK
- a CDS encoding PA14 domain-containing protein — protein: MIKVKLDSNTVFSALLAILFIIIVNKITPPSVDGVIELVLMKSRSHITSIDQTRSISDTRSILIDEVNLYDKDRFFHPKLGLLGWPNDFFAEINTDFTVKEKGGYRFLVGSDDGFALEIDGKRICSFSGDRAYSKQVCRVTLDQGDHQLKLSYFQGYGNAGLTLQYQPSGKSKMRYWGENSKQIKIKKAKKKDKIQ
- a CDS encoding DUF4124 domain-containing protein, whose protein sequence is MYSKLCVSLALLCFVATPLICRTVSAEAMKWVDEKGKVHYGDRVPEKYRKSAEPVELQEAPRQGLDEEELKALKRKTSNYEKQVAQQRKAEEREKRKRAKKASLAPATPPQAIRPTREQCRDMHPSKTADRVRCFNETAEQN
- the tnpA gene encoding IS66 family insertion sequence element accessory protein TnpA — protein: MAYQKYNWPEIFEKFDSSGLSQTEFCKQHNLNTKYFNLKLSKRKAQDGGAFAKAIVQLEPASPEGLTVEVGHCKIHCPATMSIPSFVSLVRSLA
- the tnpB gene encoding IS66 family insertion sequence element accessory protein TnpB (TnpB, as the term is used for proteins encoded by IS66 family insertion elements, is considered an accessory protein, since TnpC, encoded by a neighboring gene, is a DDE family transposase.), with amino-acid sequence MIQWRDSIPIYLHRDPVDFRKAINGLAVIVSEEMALDVYDSALFVFCNKNRSQLKVLYWDSTGFSLWQKRLEKAKFKWPRKAPLATVSITYEQWCWLLRGFDFAKFMPHQQLKYTEVV